One stretch of Amycolatopsis sp. NBC_00345 DNA includes these proteins:
- a CDS encoding response regulator transcription factor, with product MTQVEIRDAAAVFAFRANARTEGAGPGRFLVVCPSLFVREGMARLLEQSGGNVVVHAASTMDAGLQLDRMLRPAFVWVHEEADPHFGFVRLFSESRQDSRVAVLLKPGERVRERAALAFETGAFAAFDASSAVEQLLDGLRLAVRGRPQLPSSLRLPGGHSGPVRPAGRLLTGREVQVLHLMAEGLQNRQIADILFISVETVRTHAKSTMRKLGAQSRADAVSRGFRLRILSPESFPVPVLFPRPARSDFSQRG from the coding sequence ATGACACAGGTCGAAATCCGGGACGCCGCGGCGGTTTTCGCATTCCGGGCGAACGCCAGGACCGAGGGCGCCGGTCCCGGCCGGTTCCTGGTCGTCTGCCCGTCGCTGTTCGTCCGTGAGGGCATGGCCAGGCTGCTGGAGCAGTCCGGGGGGAATGTCGTCGTGCACGCGGCATCCACCATGGACGCCGGGCTCCAGCTCGATCGGATGCTCCGGCCCGCGTTCGTCTGGGTGCACGAGGAGGCTGACCCGCACTTCGGCTTCGTGCGGCTGTTCTCGGAAAGCCGCCAGGACAGCCGGGTTGCTGTCCTGCTGAAGCCGGGGGAGCGGGTCCGTGAGCGGGCCGCTCTCGCCTTCGAGACCGGGGCGTTCGCGGCGTTCGATGCCTCGTCCGCGGTCGAGCAGCTCCTGGACGGCCTGCGCCTGGCGGTGCGGGGCCGGCCCCAGCTCCCGTCTTCGCTGCGGCTGCCGGGTGGCCACAGTGGACCGGTCCGCCCGGCCGGCCGGCTGCTCACCGGCCGCGAGGTCCAGGTGCTGCACCTGATGGCGGAAGGACTGCAGAACCGGCAGATCGCGGACATCCTGTTCATCTCGGTGGAAACGGTGCGCACACACGCGAAGTCGACGATGCGCAAGCTCGGGGCGCAGAGCCGCGCCGACGCCGTTTCGCGCGGTTTCCGGTTGCGCATCCTCTCCCCGGAAAGCTTTCCGGTTCCGGTACTGTTTCCGCGTCCGGCGAGATCGGATTTTTCGCAACGCGGATAG
- a CDS encoding helix-turn-helix transcriptional regulator, translating into MSQPDGPLRPLVQRHTLGWTPGGSAWTQFQHELDKIDTTSVSLASPHQADHHADVGVVRIDEFAIAHGELPSVRVLKEELGETAALYLREGTPWTVRNGRTDFTHHHGELVVAGAGTHEALSHERGRTTGLWVPLDRLTVPYRELRPMLMQSVPLDTSLRRLLSVSATELARSGESDAVGAMHYLSGLADLVLRSLLGRDPDHALTRDARREQIMEYLDNRLSDTGLTVDEVAGAHHISRTKLYEIFGGDGIASYLRGARLDRAKAMLLDARRAHETIGSISRQAGFTNQSHFTRAFTKEFGASPGDFRAAAAEMRRRRDEQPPQDG; encoded by the coding sequence GTGTCCCAGCCGGACGGCCCCCTGCGCCCCCTGGTCCAGCGCCACACCCTCGGGTGGACCCCCGGTGGCAGCGCCTGGACGCAGTTCCAGCACGAGCTGGACAAGATCGACACGACGTCGGTGTCGCTGGCCAGTCCCCATCAGGCGGACCACCACGCGGACGTGGGCGTCGTCCGGATCGACGAGTTCGCGATCGCGCACGGCGAACTGCCCTCGGTCCGGGTGCTGAAGGAGGAACTGGGCGAGACCGCGGCCCTGTACCTGCGCGAGGGCACGCCATGGACCGTCCGGAACGGACGGACGGACTTCACCCACCACCACGGCGAACTGGTGGTCGCCGGCGCCGGCACGCACGAGGCGCTCAGCCACGAGCGTGGCCGGACGACCGGGCTCTGGGTGCCGCTGGACCGGCTCACCGTTCCTTACCGCGAACTCAGGCCGATGCTGATGCAGTCCGTCCCGCTGGACACTTCACTCCGCCGGCTGCTCTCGGTATCGGCGACGGAGCTCGCGAGGTCCGGCGAGTCGGACGCGGTGGGCGCCATGCACTACCTCAGCGGCCTGGCCGACCTCGTGCTGCGTTCGCTGCTCGGCCGCGACCCGGACCACGCCCTGACCCGCGACGCGCGGCGCGAGCAGATCATGGAATACCTCGACAACCGCCTGTCCGACACCGGGCTCACCGTGGACGAGGTCGCCGGAGCACACCACATCTCCCGGACCAAGCTCTACGAGATCTTCGGCGGCGACGGCATCGCGAGCTACCTCCGCGGCGCCCGGCTCGACCGGGCCAAGGCCATGCTGCTCGACGCCCGGCGCGCACACGAAACGATCGGGAGCATCAGCCGTCAGGCCGGATTCACGAACCAGTCCCACTTCACCCGGGCGTTCACCAAGGAATTCGGCGCGAGCCCGGGTGATTTCCGTGCCGCCGCAGCGGAAATGCGGCGCCGCCGTGATGAGCAGCCGCCGCAAGACGGGTGA
- a CDS encoding DUF2255 family protein — MTATWTPDDLRRIGSADELQIAARRADGTLRRWLPIWVVCVGEQVYVRTWYRRNTGWFGHVLDSRRACIRVPGLQADVAAEDVAAGPDQLRADIDAAYRAKYGRYGTSTVAQMVAAKAAATTLLLSPEP, encoded by the coding sequence ATGACTGCGACCTGGACTCCGGACGACCTACGGCGAATAGGTTCCGCCGACGAACTGCAGATCGCCGCCAGACGTGCCGACGGAACCCTGCGTCGCTGGTTGCCGATCTGGGTCGTGTGCGTCGGCGAGCAGGTCTATGTACGAACCTGGTACCGGCGGAACACCGGTTGGTTCGGTCACGTGCTGGACTCCCGCCGGGCCTGCATCCGCGTTCCGGGCCTGCAAGCCGACGTCGCCGCCGAGGACGTCGCCGCCGGACCGGATCAGCTGCGCGCGGACATCGACGCTGCCTATCGCGCCAAATACGGCCGCTACGGCACCTCGACGGTCGCGCAGATGGTGGCCGCCAAGGCCGCGGCCACGACCCTGCTGCTCAGCCCGGAGCCGTGA
- a CDS encoding heavy metal-responsive transcriptional regulator, which produces MRIGELARTAQVNTKTIRFYEQAGLLPEPARTSSGYRDYTSDAAGRLVFIRSAQAAGLTLTEIRDVLTIRDSGHPPCGHVAELIGQRLSEVRRRIADLRTAEADLRELKARAASFQPTTCTGDAVCGILSN; this is translated from the coding sequence ATGCGCATCGGTGAGCTCGCGCGGACAGCGCAGGTCAACACCAAAACCATCCGCTTCTACGAACAGGCCGGCCTCCTGCCCGAACCCGCTCGGACCTCCAGCGGATATCGCGACTACACCTCAGACGCGGCTGGCCGGCTCGTCTTCATCCGCTCCGCCCAGGCCGCAGGCCTCACCCTCACCGAAATTCGCGACGTCCTCACCATCCGGGACAGCGGCCACCCGCCGTGCGGACACGTCGCCGAACTCATCGGCCAGCGGCTCAGCGAGGTGCGCCGGCGCATCGCCGACCTTCGCACTGCCGAAGCCGACCTCCGCGAGCTGAAAGCACGCGCCGCAAGCTTCCAGCCCACCACCTGCACCGGCGACGCCGTCTGCGGCATCCTCTCCAACTGA
- a CDS encoding alkylmercury lyase family protein, with the protein MQQAVLRSFAATGRPPAKETLDRVAADGSLTAAEVLSALHRGDYARLDTAGRIVAACPFSPEPTRHRVTLPGGRTVFAMCAIDALGIPAMLGTDARIDSAGLGGHGIVVTVRGAQAEAVCCGHLNFASRSAAGTWTAAHPDVPGTVLELDQAHELGREIFGPLLNS; encoded by the coding sequence ATGCAGCAGGCTGTGCTGCGCTCGTTCGCGGCAACGGGACGTCCGCCGGCGAAGGAGACACTGGACCGCGTCGCGGCTGATGGATCGTTGACGGCCGCGGAAGTGCTGTCCGCGCTGCACCGCGGCGACTACGCTCGCCTGGACACGGCTGGACGGATCGTCGCGGCCTGCCCGTTCTCGCCCGAGCCCACTCGCCATCGCGTCACGTTGCCCGGCGGTCGCACCGTGTTCGCGATGTGCGCGATCGATGCCCTCGGGATTCCCGCCATGCTCGGCACGGACGCCAGGATCGACTCGGCCGGTCTCGGTGGACATGGCATCGTCGTGACCGTGCGTGGTGCCCAGGCCGAGGCGGTCTGCTGCGGGCATCTCAACTTCGCCAGCCGGTCAGCCGCGGGAACGTGGACTGCGGCACATCCGGATGTGCCGGGCACGGTCCTCGAGCTGGATCAGGCCCACGAGCTGGGTCGCGAAATTTTCGGCCCGTTGCTGAATTCCTGA
- a CDS encoding peptidase domain-containing ABC transporter — translation MATRFGPAAVLARVRRRRSRVPLVLQSSNAECGLACLSMILAFHRSPTPVRELREVCAPGRDGVSASGLLRAGRASGLRMAGYAATAESVAKLPLPSIAHWEGNHYVVVERISPRRVDIVDPRRGRRRLAHAEFRAGLGKAVLTARPGDGFAPRSAAVEPFWRSYLRSLCRIPGTVRLLLHVLAVSVIAQALVVAMPLATRTVVDDLPALRATALMTLLGVGIAVVTVAQLLTTLVRSSLLVYLQGRLDTAALLGFSAHLFRLPLRFFEQRSTGDIVTRFGSIAMLRDLMTGQTLGSLLDAVLVLAYLAVLAALDVPVALAVLGVIVVVVLLLIATTRSVRERMAADLATQAETQGYLVETLEGIATYKAAAAEDRAMGRLAQLLTGWMTATLGRTYLAAVVDAITMALRVLTPLLVLWLCAVRVLAGTMTPGTMLAVTWLASAIVAPLATVVANGQRLQLAGAQLQRLADVLDTPPERSLPAATGHQLHGRIDLEDVGFRYDPYSPPVLHDISTRIRPGERIAVVGSTGSGKTTLGMVLLGLYTPTGGRISFDTVPAGDLDPRALRGQIGVVPQEPFMFSGTVADNITLRDSTIPADAIERAARLACLHDEIAAMAMGYRTQLAQRGTGLSGGQRQRLALARALVRDPRILLLDEATSHLDAATEARIHHNLAGLRCVQIVIAHRLSTVRDAHQILVLHQGRIAEQGTHSELLGHGGHYARLVAAQIDEPAHAHGDAAGEQPDAARPPILTAIPGGENHTRPDTERR, via the coding sequence ATGGCTACCCGCTTCGGGCCGGCCGCGGTGCTGGCACGCGTCCGGCGCCGGCGGAGCCGGGTTCCGTTGGTGCTGCAGTCAAGTAACGCCGAATGCGGGTTGGCGTGCCTGTCGATGATCCTGGCGTTCCACCGCAGCCCCACGCCGGTCCGTGAATTGCGTGAGGTGTGCGCGCCGGGACGCGACGGGGTCAGCGCGAGTGGCTTGCTGCGGGCCGGGCGGGCCAGCGGCCTGCGGATGGCCGGCTACGCCGCCACCGCGGAGTCGGTCGCGAAGCTCCCCCTGCCGTCGATCGCGCACTGGGAGGGCAACCATTACGTTGTCGTGGAACGGATCTCGCCGCGCCGGGTCGACATCGTCGATCCCCGCCGCGGCCGCCGGCGGCTCGCCCACGCCGAGTTCCGGGCGGGTCTGGGCAAGGCGGTGCTGACCGCGCGCCCCGGAGACGGGTTCGCGCCCCGGTCCGCCGCGGTCGAGCCGTTCTGGCGGTCCTACCTGCGGTCGCTGTGCCGGATCCCCGGCACCGTGCGGCTGCTGCTGCACGTGCTCGCGGTCAGCGTCATCGCGCAGGCGCTGGTGGTGGCGATGCCGCTGGCGACCCGGACCGTCGTCGACGACCTGCCCGCGCTGCGCGCGACGGCTTTGATGACACTGCTCGGCGTCGGGATCGCCGTGGTCACCGTGGCGCAGTTGCTCACGACGTTGGTGCGGTCGTCGCTGCTGGTGTACCTGCAAGGCCGCCTCGACACCGCCGCCCTGCTCGGGTTCAGCGCGCACCTGTTCCGGTTGCCGCTGCGCTTCTTCGAGCAGCGCAGCACCGGCGACATCGTCACCCGCTTCGGCAGCATCGCGATGCTGCGCGACCTGATGACCGGCCAGACGCTGGGGTCGCTGCTCGACGCGGTGCTGGTCCTGGCCTACCTCGCCGTGCTGGCCGCGCTCGACGTGCCGGTGGCGCTGGCGGTGCTCGGCGTCATCGTCGTCGTGGTGCTGCTGCTGATCGCCACGACCCGCTCGGTGCGCGAGCGCATGGCCGCCGACCTCGCCACCCAGGCCGAAACCCAGGGCTACCTCGTCGAGACCCTCGAAGGCATCGCCACCTACAAGGCGGCCGCCGCCGAAGACCGCGCCATGGGCCGTCTCGCGCAACTGCTCACCGGCTGGATGACCGCCACCCTGGGCCGTACCTACCTCGCCGCGGTCGTCGACGCGATCACGATGGCGCTGCGGGTGCTGACCCCGCTGCTGGTGCTGTGGCTGTGCGCGGTGCGGGTGCTGGCCGGGACCATGACGCCCGGCACCATGCTCGCGGTCACCTGGCTCGCCTCCGCCATCGTGGCCCCGCTGGCGACCGTGGTGGCCAACGGCCAGCGGCTGCAACTGGCCGGCGCTCAGCTGCAACGGCTCGCCGACGTCCTGGACACCCCGCCCGAACGCAGCCTCCCTGCCGCGACGGGGCATCAGCTGCACGGGCGGATCGACCTCGAGGACGTCGGGTTCCGCTACGACCCCTACAGCCCACCGGTCCTGCACGACATCTCCACCCGGATCCGCCCCGGTGAACGGATCGCCGTCGTCGGCTCGACCGGATCGGGCAAAACCACCCTCGGGATGGTGCTGCTCGGGCTCTACACCCCGACCGGCGGCCGGATCAGCTTCGACACCGTTCCCGCCGGCGACCTCGACCCCCGCGCGCTGCGTGGCCAGATCGGTGTCGTCCCGCAGGAACCGTTCATGTTCAGCGGCACCGTCGCGGACAACATCACCTTGCGCGACAGCACAATCCCCGCCGACGCGATCGAACGGGCCGCGCGGCTGGCGTGCCTGCACGACGAGATCGCCGCGATGGCCATGGGTTACCGCACCCAGCTCGCCCAGCGCGGAACCGGCCTGTCCGGCGGGCAGCGCCAGCGCCTCGCCCTCGCCCGCGCGCTCGTGCGCGATCCCCGGATCCTGCTGCTCGACGAGGCCACCAGTCACCTCGACGCCGCCACCGAAGCCCGCATCCACCACAACCTCGCCGGCCTGCGGTGCGTGCAGATCGTCATCGCCCACCGGCTCAGCACCGTGCGTGACGCCCACCAGATCCTGGTGCTGCACCAAGGCCGCATCGCCGAGCAAGGCACCCACAGCGAACTGCTCGGCCACGGCGGGCACTACGCGCGGCTCGTCGCCGCCCAGATCGACGAACCGGCCCACGCCCACGGCGACGCCGCCGGCGAGCAGCCCGACGCCGCGCGGCCCCCGATCCTCACCGCCATTCCGGGCGGGGAGAACCACACCCGGCCAGACACCGAGAGGAGGTGA
- a CDS encoding ArsR/SmtB family transcription factor, whose protein sequence is MDETVVVRPSAAECAPVPPSGVPLCSVPLSTPRLSFDEASQISVLFKALGHAHRVQLVNLLAGSGEPVCVYDITVAMGLAQSTVSHHLKLLVTAGLLRREQRGIWAYYSVDRDAMRNLGVVIDLDETAPPRRAPADPPGAAAHRVTSGT, encoded by the coding sequence GTGGACGAGACCGTGGTGGTGCGCCCGTCGGCCGCCGAATGCGCGCCGGTCCCGCCGTCGGGGGTTCCGCTGTGCAGCGTGCCGCTGAGCACACCACGGCTGTCCTTCGACGAGGCGTCGCAGATCTCGGTGCTGTTCAAGGCACTCGGTCACGCGCACCGGGTGCAGCTGGTGAATCTCCTGGCCGGCAGCGGCGAACCGGTGTGCGTGTACGACATCACCGTGGCGATGGGCCTGGCCCAGTCGACGGTGAGCCATCACCTCAAACTGCTGGTGACCGCGGGACTGCTGCGGCGGGAGCAGCGAGGTATCTGGGCGTACTACTCGGTCGACCGGGACGCGATGCGGAACCTCGGTGTCGTGATCGATCTGGACGAGACGGCCCCGCCGCGCCGTGCGCCGGCCGACCCGCCCGGCGCCGCGGCCCACCGGGTCACCTCCGGCACGTGA
- a CDS encoding DUF169 domain-containing protein, with protein MEYAHVAARISELLSADFAPVALTFVDAPPDGVAVSTEAVPSSCNFWRVAEKGVFYAAAEQHFNCPVGAMVMGFELPPATGEQLGGLVQSMCDARYLDPDEAANIPTVKRKSSGIVYGPLAEFPTAADLVLLWLTPAQAMVYNEAAGNAKWTSTPMDVSGRPGCAALPLALESQAPRLALGCIGMRTFTDIADDRILAVLPGGKAEEFVAALEVTVTANAGMKQFYETAKATFA; from the coding sequence ATGGAATACGCACACGTTGCAGCACGGATCTCGGAGCTGTTGTCGGCCGACTTCGCCCCGGTGGCGTTGACGTTCGTCGACGCGCCACCCGACGGTGTCGCGGTCTCCACCGAGGCCGTTCCCTCCAGCTGTAACTTCTGGCGTGTCGCGGAAAAGGGAGTGTTCTACGCGGCCGCCGAGCAGCATTTCAACTGCCCGGTCGGAGCGATGGTGATGGGCTTCGAGTTGCCGCCGGCGACCGGTGAGCAGCTCGGCGGCCTCGTGCAGTCGATGTGCGACGCCCGCTACCTTGATCCGGACGAGGCGGCGAACATCCCGACGGTCAAGCGCAAGAGTTCGGGAATTGTGTACGGTCCGCTGGCCGAATTCCCGACCGCCGCCGATCTCGTTCTCCTGTGGCTGACTCCGGCCCAGGCGATGGTTTACAACGAGGCGGCGGGCAACGCCAAATGGACGTCGACCCCGATGGACGTGTCGGGCCGCCCCGGGTGCGCGGCGTTGCCACTGGCGCTGGAGTCGCAGGCGCCGCGGCTGGCGCTGGGGTGCATCGGGATGCGCACGTTCACCGATATCGCCGATGACCGGATTCTGGCCGTGCTTCCCGGCGGCAAGGCCGAAGAGTTCGTTGCCGCGCTGGAGGTCACGGTGACCGCCAACGCCGGGATGAAGCAGTTCTACGAGACCGCGAAGGCCACCTTCGCCTGA
- a CDS encoding CmcJ/NvfI family oxidoreductase, producing the protein MTAQALSSVTVPLRYAGPAEPAGIFYAGQHAAATARFRSVGTAITNARPIRGDFRLDVYGFALVKHQTKVQDFTDTEEVELVYKAELEELVKAATGAVKVVVFHTMACFEDGEKRGERPPARAAHADYDGASFEVWIRRAMGAEADEWPAGRWSEINVRRGIRPVERVPLAVAVARTTGLDQYVPVPIHERPDQPMPFTGLNLVHDPQQRWYYFPDTQPDEALLFRLWDTDSSVPFPVAHSAIDDPTSRPGAAPRASVEGRTVAFFGGEKLIPALFGGSFSSRLGGRADLEYGPSTGVS; encoded by the coding sequence ATGACCGCCCAGGCTCTCTCGTCGGTGACGGTGCCCTTGCGGTACGCGGGCCCGGCCGAACCCGCCGGAATCTTCTACGCCGGCCAGCACGCGGCCGCCACGGCCCGCTTCCGCTCCGTCGGCACCGCCATCACGAACGCCCGGCCGATCCGCGGGGACTTCCGTCTCGACGTGTACGGGTTCGCGCTGGTCAAGCACCAGACGAAGGTGCAGGACTTCACCGACACCGAGGAGGTCGAACTGGTCTACAAGGCCGAACTGGAGGAGCTGGTCAAGGCGGCGACCGGCGCGGTGAAGGTCGTCGTCTTCCACACGATGGCGTGCTTCGAGGACGGCGAGAAGCGAGGCGAACGCCCGCCTGCACGCGCAGCGCACGCCGACTACGACGGCGCGAGCTTCGAAGTCTGGATCCGCCGGGCCATGGGCGCGGAGGCCGATGAGTGGCCGGCGGGACGCTGGTCCGAAATCAACGTCCGGCGCGGCATCCGCCCCGTCGAGCGAGTCCCCCTCGCCGTCGCCGTCGCCCGCACCACCGGCCTGGACCAGTACGTGCCGGTCCCGATCCACGAACGCCCGGACCAGCCGATGCCGTTCACCGGTCTCAATCTCGTGCACGACCCGCAACAGCGCTGGTACTACTTCCCGGACACGCAGCCGGACGAGGCACTGCTGTTCCGCCTCTGGGACACCGACTCCTCAGTGCCGTTCCCGGTGGCGCACAGCGCGATCGACGACCCCACCTCGCGCCCCGGCGCAGCCCCGAGGGCCAGCGTCGAGGGACGCACCGTGGCGTTCTTCGGCGGAGAGAAGCTGATTCCCGCCCTGTTCGGGGGTTCGTTCTCATCGAGGCTCGGCGGTCGGGCCGATCTTGAGTACGGGCCTTCCACTGGGGTGTCGTGA
- a CDS encoding LysR family transcriptional regulator: MVNIPPGYSDVVFAPHQPDSGDQRCNDALLSFGLDSTHLQALHALLDERSVTGAAVLLRRTQPTLSKALSQLRKHFGDPLLERAGNHYRLTPFAERLRPLASAAVAAVERTFAAETAFDPRTSTRTFTIVSSDNGIGTAGAALLRLVRNSAPEVSLRFTPATPRLLDEQDDYLRTVDGVLLPHGFLDSARHHDLYTDRWVCVVAADNRLVGDLLTMDDLSRMPWVATFANYLGRSPGWRQMELLGVSPRIAATAESFLVVFWLLPETDTIAIVPARLAAAAGPGIRVLDCPFDAVPLIEAFWWHPVHDVDPGHQWLRSLMGHVSDVMEATR, translated from the coding sequence ATGGTCAACATTCCTCCTGGCTATAGTGATGTCGTGTTCGCACCGCATCAACCGGACAGTGGAGACCAGCGGTGCAACGACGCGTTGCTGTCGTTCGGGCTGGATTCCACGCATCTGCAGGCGTTGCACGCCCTGCTGGACGAGCGCAGCGTGACCGGCGCTGCCGTCCTGTTGCGGAGGACCCAGCCGACACTGTCGAAGGCGTTGAGCCAGTTGCGCAAGCACTTCGGAGACCCGTTGCTCGAACGGGCCGGCAATCACTATCGGCTGACACCGTTCGCGGAACGGCTGCGCCCGCTGGCCTCTGCCGCGGTCGCGGCCGTCGAGCGCACGTTCGCGGCCGAAACCGCCTTCGACCCGCGCACCAGCACGCGGACATTCACCATCGTCTCGTCCGACAACGGCATCGGTACCGCCGGCGCGGCGCTTCTCCGGCTGGTCCGGAACTCCGCACCCGAGGTGAGCCTGCGATTCACGCCGGCAACTCCGCGGCTGCTCGACGAGCAGGACGACTACCTGCGCACCGTCGACGGGGTGTTGCTGCCCCACGGGTTCCTGGACTCGGCCCGCCACCACGACCTGTACACCGATCGCTGGGTGTGTGTGGTGGCCGCTGACAATCGGCTCGTCGGCGACCTGCTGACCATGGACGACCTGAGCCGGATGCCGTGGGTGGCCACGTTCGCCAACTATCTCGGCCGTTCTCCTGGGTGGCGGCAGATGGAACTTCTCGGTGTCAGCCCGCGGATAGCGGCCACCGCGGAGTCGTTTCTCGTGGTGTTCTGGTTACTGCCGGAAACGGACACGATCGCCATCGTTCCCGCTCGCCTCGCCGCGGCTGCGGGACCCGGCATCCGGGTGCTCGACTGCCCGTTCGACGCCGTGCCGCTGATCGAGGCATTCTGGTGGCACCCGGTGCACGACGTGGATCCAGGGCATCAGTGGTTACGAAGTCTGATGGGGCATGTTTCGGATGTCATGGAAGCCACTCGTTGA
- a CDS encoding amidohydrolase family protein, which produces MCHPVIDVHAHLWAADIESATEALPGRAEQRRLEHRRLGDVSADVGASQLRSRLPLLVDVDQRLAAMTAAGIDAQVVSITPTQYHHWIRDPAAARELAHLTHEVIAAHCAARPEQLVGLGVIPQQFPALAADALDDAFAHGLRGVEISTHAPDPDRGAPIELSDRRYDDFWVRAVHLGAVIFLHPWGCTLDDRLSQWYLSNSVGQLVEHTVALSHLIVGGVLERFGQLRVIVGHGGGYLPGTMTRADHAWRERLDARTTPRPPSSYLPQLFFDSLVHEPAALRRLVDEVGYDHVLLGSDYPFDMGDPDPCGRLRAAGLEPRAISAVAGGNAARIGLAPGPRPVTLSSTDQKEAT; this is translated from the coding sequence GTGTGCCACCCCGTCATCGATGTCCACGCCCATCTGTGGGCCGCCGACATCGAGTCGGCCACCGAAGCATTGCCCGGTCGCGCCGAACAGCGCCGCCTGGAACACCGGCGGCTGGGCGACGTGTCCGCCGACGTCGGCGCCAGCCAGTTGCGCAGCCGTCTTCCGCTCCTGGTCGATGTCGACCAGCGGCTGGCCGCCATGACCGCCGCCGGCATCGACGCACAGGTCGTGTCCATCACACCGACCCAATACCACCACTGGATCCGAGATCCGGCCGCCGCCCGTGAACTCGCGCACCTGACCCACGAGGTCATCGCCGCGCACTGCGCCGCACGCCCGGAGCAACTTGTCGGACTCGGTGTCATCCCCCAGCAGTTCCCCGCTCTCGCCGCCGACGCGCTCGACGACGCCTTCGCCCACGGGCTACGCGGTGTCGAGATCTCGACGCACGCACCGGACCCGGACCGTGGCGCGCCGATCGAGCTGTCTGATCGGCGGTACGACGATTTCTGGGTCCGAGCCGTTCACCTCGGCGCAGTGATCTTCCTGCACCCCTGGGGCTGCACGCTCGACGACCGGCTCTCCCAGTGGTACCTGTCGAACAGCGTCGGACAGCTCGTCGAACACACCGTGGCCCTGTCCCACCTCATCGTCGGCGGAGTGCTGGAGCGGTTCGGGCAGTTGCGAGTGATCGTCGGGCACGGCGGTGGCTATCTTCCCGGCACGATGACGCGCGCCGATCACGCCTGGCGCGAACGTCTCGACGCCAGGACCACCCCGCGACCGCCGAGTAGCTACCTGCCCCAGCTGTTCTTCGACAGCCTCGTCCACGAGCCCGCCGCACTGCGCCGGCTGGTGGACGAGGTCGGGTACGACCATGTCCTGCTCGGGTCCGACTACCCGTTCGACATGGGCGACCCCGACCCCTGCGGGCGGCTGAGGGCAGCCGGGCTCGAACCGCGTGCCATATCGGCGGTAGCCGGCGGCAACGCCGCCCGGATCGGACTCGCACCAGGCCCGCGACCGGTCACCTTGAGCTCCACCGACCAGAAGGAGGCAACGTGA